In Halanaerobium praevalens DSM 2228, the DNA window ACTAAAAGTTCTCTTATTTCTTTTTTATTCATTTAATTCACTCCTGTTTTTTAATTATTTTAGAATAAAATTAATGAGCAGCACCAATAATTGTACTTAAATTTTTAATTTGATGTTTAATTAAATATTCCTTAATTTCAGCAATAATTCTCAGCCCTGCTGTAGGCTCTATCATATTAATTGTTCCAATCTCAACTGCAGCTGCTCCAGCTAGCATAAATTCAATAACATCACGACCGCTGCTAACTCCACCTAAACCTAAAATTGGAATCGATAATTTTTTATATGATTGATAAACCATTTTAACCGCTACTGGTTTTACTGCTGGCCCAGAAAGTCCACCAAAGGTATTAGCCAGAACTGGTTTTTGTTGATCAATATCTATTTTCATGGCTGAGAGTGTATTAATCATTGCAACTGCATCTGCTCCTCCTTTTTCTGCTGCTAAAGCGGTTTCTGTAATATCAGTTATATTTGGAGTAAGTTTAACTATTATGTAACCTGAATAAATTTCTCTCACTTTTTTAGTTATTTGATAAACTTTTTCTGGAGCTGTACCAAAAACCATACCTCCACCTTTGATATTAGGACAGGATAGATTAACTTCAATTCCAGCTAATTCTTTTCTTTTTTCTAGCTTACTAGCTAAAGTTAAAAAATCTGCTTGACTATAGCCTGAAATATTAGCTAAAATAGGCAGACTATAATTTTTAGTTTCAGGCAAGACTTTTTTAATAAAATTATCTATCCCTGGATTTTCCAAACCAATGGAATTAATTATTCCAGCAGCTGTTTCTGCAATTCTAGGACTTTGATTACCAGGCTGAGCCTCTACAGTAATTCCTTTGGTTGTAAAAGCTCCTAATTGATTGATATCATAAAAATCAGCTAATGCTTTGCCATTTCCACAAGTTCCAGAAGCAGTAATTAAAGGATTTTTTAAGATTAAATCTGCTTTAATTTGAGATTTTAATTTAATACTCATATTTAAGTCATTTTCTGATGTTTTTAACTTTTCACTATTTTTAGCAGCCACTAAGTACTACCTCCCCCATCGCAAAAACTGGCCCCTCAACACAGGCTCTTTTATTTTTATTTTCATCTAATTTTGTTTGACAGCTACAGGATAAACAAACTCCAATCCCACAGCCCATTCTTTTTTCTACAGAAATTTCTCCTGCTATATTTTTTTCTAAACAATGTTTTTCCACAGCAGCCAATAGCTTTTCTGGACCACAACAGTAGACAAAATCTGGCTTTTTTTGCAGATTAGTTAACCATAAATCTAAAGCTGTTCCTTTGATATCTAATTTCTCTTCTACAGCTGCCAGCTGATATTCTAAACCCAAGTGCTTAAACTTAGATTCAAAAAATTTCAATTCTGCTTTAGAAGCTGTTCCCAAATAAACCTTTGGCTGACTAGCTTTTAATTTTTTGGCAAGATAATATAAAGGGGCAATCCCCATCCCACCACCAATTAAATTAAGTTCCTTATCTTTTTGAGCTAAAGAAAAAGGGTTTCCCAAAGGCCCAATCAGATCAAGTTTATTGCCAACTTTAGTTCTGGCAAGAATTCGGGTTCCTTTGCCAACTACTCGATAAACAAATTCTAATCTTTTTTCTGTCGCCTCAAAATCAAATACACTAAGTGGTCTTCGCAAAAGTGGATCAAGACTTTCATTTTGACTAATTTTTAGATTAAAAAACTGACCCGGCTGAGGAACTTGCTTTAAATTATCAAATTTTAAAACAAGTTGAAAAATATTAGGACCTACTTCCTTATTTGCTATAACTCTAAACATAGTCTCCTCCTTTGAAATAAGCTAAAGTACCTTTATTTTTAGCTGCTTTGAAATAAACTTAATTAAAAATTCTCTTAAAAATACCGAATACCAAGCATTAACTGCTATGTATTCGGTAAGTTGAGAACATTATTTATTTCTTTTTTCATTTTTTGAGCAGCAGCTCTAGCAGCTTGAGCATAATTTTCTGGACCTAGGTCTGCATATTCTGCTTTTCTATAAGCAAAATTGATTCCTCGAGATGAATTAACAACTGCTCCTCTACCATTTTTGTCAAAACCAGCTTTAATATCTGCTGCTCCTCCACCTTGGGCTCCAAAACCAGGAATTAAGAAAAAGACTGAATCTAATTGGGCTCTAATTGCTTTTAACTCTTTTGGATAAGTTGCTCCAACAACTGCTGCCAAATTAGAATATCCACTTTCACCCAAATATTGACTTCCTAGTTCCTGTAGAAAATCCGCAACTGCCTGATAAACTGTTCGGCCGTCTGCTAATTTAAGATCCTGTAATTCACCAGCTGAAGAATTAGAAGTTCTAAGTAAAGCAAATGCTCCCTTCTTTTCATTTTCCAAAAAAGGTAGAATACCATCACTGCCTAAATAAGGATTAATTGTAATTGCATCTGCAGCTATTTTTTCTCCTTCTAAATAAGATTCTGCATAGGCTTTAGCAGTTGACCCAATATCATTTCTTTTACCATCAAGTAAAATAAGCAGTCCTTTTTCTTTAGCATAGGCTATAGTCTGCCACAAACATTCCATTCCTGGAACTGCTAGTTTTTCATAGAAAGCCATTTGCGGTTTAACAACAGGAGTCAGGTCTGCAACTGCATCAATTAAATTTTGGTTGAATTTTAAAACTGCAGCAGCAGCTTCTTTTCGATTTGCTTCTAAGTTATCTAAGATTTCTGGTCTTAAAATATTTTCAGGCATTAAATTTAAGTGCGGGTCAAGGCCAACACAAATTCTAGAATTTTTTTCTTCAATTTTATTATGTAATTGATCAATAAAATATTTCATTTTTGCCTCCTCGGTCATCATAGACTAATTTTCCATTAACAAAAGTCATTTCATTTTTACCAATTAATTTTTGGCCAGCAAAAGGAGTGTTTTTACCCTTTGATTTGAATTTTTGTGGTTCAATTATCCATTCTCGATCTGGATTAAAAACTATAAAGTCTGCTCGTGCTCCTTGTTTAAGACCTTCTGCCTCAATCCCCATTATTTTGCCTGGAGTATAATAATACATCTTAAGTAAAGCATCCCAGTTAATCATTCCAGTTTGAATAAAATGATGATGTAAAAGTCCTAGTGCTGTTTCTAAGCCAGAAATACCAAAAGCTGCATAATCAAATTCTCCTAATTTGTCTTCATAAGTATGTGGAGCATGATCAGTTGCCAAAACATCTATTTCTCCTGCTTTTAAGGCTTCAACTAAAAGATCTTTGTCTTTTTTTGAGCGCAGTGGTGGATGAACCTTAGTCTTAGGATCATAATTTTCTACTGCTTTAGCTGTTAATAATAAGTGATGTGGTGTAACTTCAAAACTTACTTTTACTCCCCTAGCTTTGGCTGCTTTAACTAAGTTTAAACTTCCAGCTGTACTTAAATGGGCAATGTGAAGTGGACAACCTGTCATTTCTGCCAAAATTATATCGCGAGCTACCATTATTTCTTCTGCTGCTGCTGGAATACCTTTTAAACCAAAGATTGTAGAATAATAACCTTCATCCATTACTCCATTTTTGCTTAAATTTTGATCTTCACAGTGGTCAATAATTGTTAAATCAAAGGCTGATGCATATTCCATTGCCCGCCTCATAATTTCAGAATTCATAACTGGATTGCCATCATCAGAAAGTGCCTTAACTCCTGCTTGGGCTAAGCTTCCAATCTCAGAGAGTTCTTTACCCTGGCTGGCTTTGGTTATACTCCCAATGGGATACACTCTAACTGCAGAATTTTGGGCCTTAAATTTAAGCTGCTCAATTACTGTTACTTTATCTGCAACAGGATTAGTATTTGGCATAGCTGCTACTGCTGAAAATCCACCAGCTGCAGCTGCTTCAGTACCAGTTTTAATGGTCTCTTTAGCTTCATAACCAGGTTCTCTAAGATGAGTGTGGATATCGATTAAGGCAGGAATAATAATTTTACCTGCAGCATCTATAACTTGATAATTATTATTTTTTATCCTCTTTTTGACTGCCAAAATTTGCTTAGATTCAATTAAAATATCATTTTTTCCGGTTAATCCATTTTTAGAATCATAAATTGTAGCATTTTTAATTAAAGTTTTCATTTTTGTTCTCCCTCCCTGCCAGTAAATAAAGTAAAGCCATCCTAACTGCAACACCATTTTTCACCTGTTCTGTAATTACTGACTGTGAGCTATCTGCAACAGAACTTTCGATTTCAATTCCTCTATTTATTGGCCCAGGATGCAAGATTATTGCTTTGTTACCTAGCTTTTTTAATCTTTTGGCATTGATCCCATAAATTTTTCTATATTCTCTTAATGAAGGAAAAAGTCCACTTGCTTGTCTTTCTAATTGAATTCTTAAGATATTAACTACATCTACATTTTCTAAAGCTTGATCTAAGTCTGTATAAACTTTAACTCCCATTTTCTCTATTGCTGGTGGAATTAAAGTTTGGGGACCAGCAACTGCGACTTGAGCACCCAGTTTCTTTAAACCCCAGATATTTGAGCGAGCAACTCGACTGTGAGCGATATCTCCTATAATTAAAATTTTAAGTCCTGCTACTTGACCTAATTTTTCTTGAATACTGTAAATATCCAAAAGTGCCTGAGTTGGATGAGCATGAGCACCGTCTCCTGCATTAATTACACTTGCTGCAATATTGTCTGCTAAAAATTTAGCTGCTCCTGGAGCACTATGTCTAACAACTACCAGGTCAGCTCCCATAACTTCCATAGTTTTAGCTGTATCGAGCAGGCTTTCACCTTTGACAATACTGCTATCAGATTTAGAAATGCTCATTACATTTGCTCCCAGAGTTTTTGCTGCTAAACTAAAAGAAGATTTAGTTCTAGTTGAAGGCTCATAAAATAAATTAATTACTGTTTTTCCCTTTAAAGTTGGAACTTCTTTAACTTTTTTATTTAAAATATCTTTCATTGTGACTGCAGTCTTAAGTGTTTCATGAATCTCAGCTTTAGATAAATTATAAAGTCCTAAAAGATCTTTGCCTTTTAAACTCATTTATTCACCACCTCTGACTTAGAAATTTTAATTTGCTTTATAACTTAATTCTGACTTTAGATTTAATTCTTTTTCCACTTCTAATTCATTTTCTACTGCTTCTATTTCTTTTTCCATTTCAGGTAAAATAAGGTTCATTACTATACCTACAATTGCAGCCAGTCCCATTCCCCCAAATTCTAGACCAGCAAATTTTAAAGTTAGATTTGAAATTCCTACTACCAGAGTAATTGAAACTATAACTAAATTTCTATTTTTAGAAAGGTCAACCTCATTTTCAACTAAAGTTCTTAGTCCGATTGAAGCTATCATACCAAAGAGTAAGAAAACTATTCCTCCCATTACTGCTGTCGGGATAGTCTGAATGAGGACTCCTACTTTCTGAACAAAAGAACTTAAAATTACTATCACAGCTGTTAGCTGAATAATCATTGGATTATAGACTTTAGTTAAGGCTAAAACTCCTACATTTTCTCCATAAGTTGTATTAGGAGGTCCTCCAAAAAGACCAGCAATTAAAGTAGCTATTCCATCACCTAAAAGTGTTCTGTGGAGACCAGGTTCTTCGATAAAATCTTTTTTAACAGTCGAACCAATAGCAACAACATCTCCCAAATGCTCAACCATTGTTACTAATGCAATCGGGGCCACAAGTGAAATTGCTTTTAAGTTACCACTGACTGTAGGCAGGGCAAACTTTGGCAGGGCAAACCAGGAAGCTTCCATTACTGGAGCAAAATTTACTAGACCTAAAGCAGCTGCAAAAGCATAACCACCTAAAATTCCAAGCAAAATTGGGATAACCTTAATAATTCCTTTAGCAAAAACACTGACTCCAACTGCTATTGCTAGAGTAACAAAAGCGACTAATAAATGTTCTGAAGCCATATCTTTAGCTGTTGGGGCCAGTCCTAATCCAATTGTAATAATTACTGGGCCAACTACTACCGGTGGCAAGAGCTTACGGAAAAATTTTGTGCCGAGTACTCTAATTACTAAAGACATCAGAGCATAAACAAGACCAACTGTCATAATTCCAAGCATAGCTCCATCTCTACCAAATTGATTTTGAGCTGCTATGATTGGAGCAATAAAGGCAAAAGATGAACCAAGGTAAGCTGGAACTTTACCACCTGTTATTAAGTGAAAAATTAAAGTTCCAAGTCCAGATGTAAAAAGTGCTACTGCAGGATTTAACCCTGTTAAAGCAGGTACTAATACTGTTGAGCCAAACATAGCAAACATATGCTGTAATGCTAAAATAAATAAGCGATGTCTTGTAATTCCATCTTCTTTAAGCTGATCTAAGTTTTCTTTACTTTGTTCTAAAATTTTCATTTTATACCTCCTGGGTGTTATAAAATTATTGAAAAACTTTTTAATTTATTCTGCCTAGATTAATAATTTAAACATAAAAAAACTCCCTACCAGTTTAGACCTGATAAGGAGTTTAAGTTCTTTAAACATTTTTTGTCCTCTACAAACTCTGCAGAGTCAAATTATGCTAAATTAATTCCTTACCGGTCTCTCTGGACCAATTTAAAGGATCATCTATTAAATTATTTTATTTTAGCTTTTTTCTAGTAATAAAACTACATCTTTTTGATCAGTTTCTACAAAATTAACATCTACAACCTCTGTTTTAGAAGTTGGTAAGTTTTTACCTACAAAATCTGCTCTAATTGGTAATTCACGGTGACCTCTGTCAATCATGATTGCTAATTGAATTTGTAGAGGTCTTCCTAAATCTATTAAAGCATCTAAAGCTGCTCTGATAGTTCTACCAGTATAAAGTACATCATCAACTAAAACAACTTTTTTTCCAGTTATATCAAAGGGAATCTCAGTTTGATGAACAATTGGCTTTTTTGCTACTGTAGAAAGATCATCTCGATAAAGAGTAATATCTAAAATTCCAGTTGCTACTTCTACACCTTCAATTTCCTTAATTTTAGCAGCTAATCTTTCTGCTAAAGGAATACCTCTAGTTCTAATTCCAATTAAAACTAAGTTTTCAGTTCCCTTATTTTTTTCTAAAATCTCATGGGCAATTCTAGTAATTGCTCTGTTCATTCCACTTGCATCAATTAATTCTTTTTTTAATTTCATTTTTGCTTCTTCCAAAAAATTACCTCCTTCAATAAATTCTTTCAGGGCAAAAAAATAACCTTCTTACGGCATAGTAAGAAGGTTGCTAAATTTATATTTTCCCTTACTAGCCTCTCTGGACTAATTTAAAGATTTATTATTTGATTTGAAATAATTTTATCAGAATATATAATTTAAGTCAAGTACTTTTTTTGCTTTTTGGTACCTGGTTATAGTGAATTAAAGCACAAACTTAAGTTTAAAACCAGCTGCTATTATTTGCTCAAGCAGCTGGTAAAATTATTCTCTATTTTATTTTTGATAATCTTGTAAAGCTTTACACTCTATTTTTTCACCTTTTTCGATTTTCATTAAAACTTTAAGCAGGGCCTGAGTTGTATCCAAAGAAGTTAAACAGGGAATTCCCATCTCGACTGCTGCCCTTCTAATTTTAAAACCATCTCTTTCTGGTGTCTTACCTTTAGTTAAAGTATTAACCACAAGATCAATCTTATCATCTGCGATCAATTCTAAAGAATCGGGTTTTCCTTTACCTATCTTTTTAACTATATCTACCTTAAGTCCTTTGGTTTTAAGAGCAGCAGCTGTGCCTTCAGTCGCCACAATTTTAAAACCAAGTTGAGCAAACTCTTTTAAGTATTTTATTGCTTCATCTTTATCCTTATTGGCAATAGTAGCCAAAATAGTCCCTGAGCGAGGAATTTCTAAACCAGCTGCTATTAAACCTTTATATAATGCTTTTTCATAGCTTTCAGCTAGACCTAATACTTCTCCAGTTGATTTCATTTCTGGACCTAAATTGGTATCTACTTCTGTTAATTTTGAAAAAGAAAATACAGGTACTTTAACTGCTACATGATCTTTTTCAGTAACAAGTCCACTATTCCAGCCTAAATCTTTTAAGTTTTGTCCTAACAGAGCTTTAGTCGCCAAATCTACCATCGGAACTCCTGTCACTTTACTTAAATAAGGAATTGTCCTACTTGAACGTGGATTAACCTCAATCACAAAGATTTCTCCATTACTAACAACATATTGAATGTTGATAACTCCTTTAATCTTTAAAGCTCTTGCTATTTTCTCAGTATATTTTACAGCTTTTGCTTTTAACTCTTCTCCAAGGCGATGCGGAGGATAAACTGCTATACTGTCACCTGAATGAACTCCAGCTCTTTCCACATGTTCCATAATGCCTGGTACAATAACTGTTTCTCCATCAGAAACTGCATCAATTTCAATTTCTGTTCCTGTTAAATATTTATCAACAAGTACTGGCCTATCAGGTGAAACTTTAACTGCATTTTTCATATAATCTGCTAATTCTTGCTCATTATAGACTACTTCCATTGCCCTACCTCCGAGGACATAAGAAGGCCTGACTAAAACTGGATAAGCAATTTCAGCAGCTATTTTTTCTGCCTCATTTAAATTAGCAGCAACTTTACCAGCAGGAACAGGAATTTTTAGTTTATTTAAAAGACCAATAAAGCGATCTCTATCTTCTGCTAAGTCAATTGAATCAACTGAAGTACCTAAAATATTAACTCCTGCTTCTGCCAGCGGTTCTGCTAAATTAACAGCTGTCTGGCCTCCAAACTGACAAATTACTCCTTCTGGTTTCTCATTTTCAATAATCTGCATTAAATCTTCTTTAGTTAGAGGCTCAAAATATAATCTATCTGCAGTATCAAAATCTGTACTAACAGTTTCTGGATTATTATTAACTATAATTGACTCATAACCTGCTTGATTTAAAGTCCAGGCCGAGTGGACACTACAATAATCAAATTCTATTCCCTGACCAATTCTAATTGGGCCTGAACCAATGACCATTATTTTTTTCTTAGCTGTCGGCTCTGCTTCATTAATCTTCTCATAAGAAGAATAATAATAAGGGGTTTCTGCTTCAAATTCTGCTGCACAGGTATCTACCATTTTAAAAACTGGATTTAACTGCATCTTTTTTCTAAATTTTTCTATTTCTATTTCTGTTTTTTGAGTTAAAAGAGCGATTTCTGAATCAGAAAAACCTTTTTCTTTAGCACTAAGTAAAAGTTCTTTATTTTCTTCTAAATTATCTGCAGCCTTAACTAAGCAATTTTCTAAGTCTATGATATTTTTTATTTTATATAAAAAGAAAGTACTGATCTTAGTAATCTGATGAACCTTATCAACTGTCCAACCACGTCGCAGTGCTTCTGCAATTATAAATAATCGATTGTCATCTGCTGTAAATAGAGCAGCTTCAACTTCTTTATCTTTTAGTTTTCTAAATTCTTCTAAATAAAATCCATAACGTCCTATCTCTAAAGAGCGGACTGCTTTCAGCATTGAAGCTTCTAAATTTCTGGCA includes these proteins:
- a CDS encoding dihydroorotate dehydrogenase, translating into MAAKNSEKLKTSENDLNMSIKLKSQIKADLILKNPLITASGTCGNGKALADFYDINQLGAFTTKGITVEAQPGNQSPRIAETAAGIINSIGLENPGIDNFIKKVLPETKNYSLPILANISGYSQADFLTLASKLEKRKELAGIEVNLSCPNIKGGGMVFGTAPEKVYQITKKVREIYSGYIIVKLTPNITDITETALAAEKGGADAVAMINTLSAMKIDIDQQKPVLANTFGGLSGPAVKPVAVKMVYQSYKKLSIPILGLGGVSSGRDVIEFMLAGAAAVEIGTINMIEPTAGLRIIAEIKEYLIKHQIKNLSTIIGAAH
- a CDS encoding dihydroorotate dehydrogenase electron transfer subunit, which produces MFRVIANKEVGPNIFQLVLKFDNLKQVPQPGQFFNLKISQNESLDPLLRRPLSVFDFEATEKRLEFVYRVVGKGTRILARTKVGNKLDLIGPLGNPFSLAQKDKELNLIGGGMGIAPLYYLAKKLKASQPKVYLGTASKAELKFFESKFKHLGLEYQLAAVEEKLDIKGTALDLWLTNLQKKPDFVYCCGPEKLLAAVEKHCLEKNIAGEISVEKRMGCGIGVCLSCSCQTKLDENKNKRACVEGPVFAMGEVVLSGC
- the pyrF gene encoding orotidine-5'-phosphate decarboxylase yields the protein MKYFIDQLHNKIEEKNSRICVGLDPHLNLMPENILRPEILDNLEANRKEAAAAVLKFNQNLIDAVADLTPVVKPQMAFYEKLAVPGMECLWQTIAYAKEKGLLILLDGKRNDIGSTAKAYAESYLEGEKIAADAITINPYLGSDGILPFLENEKKGAFALLRTSNSSAGELQDLKLADGRTVYQAVADFLQELGSQYLGESGYSNLAAVVGATYPKELKAIRAQLDSVFFLIPGFGAQGGGAADIKAGFDKNGRGAVVNSSRGINFAYRKAEYADLGPENYAQAARAAAQKMKKEINNVLNLPNT
- a CDS encoding dihydroorotase, with protein sequence MKTLIKNATIYDSKNGLTGKNDILIESKQILAVKKRIKNNNYQVIDAAGKIIIPALIDIHTHLREPGYEAKETIKTGTEAAAAGGFSAVAAMPNTNPVADKVTVIEQLKFKAQNSAVRVYPIGSITKASQGKELSEIGSLAQAGVKALSDDGNPVMNSEIMRRAMEYASAFDLTIIDHCEDQNLSKNGVMDEGYYSTIFGLKGIPAAAEEIMVARDIILAEMTGCPLHIAHLSTAGSLNLVKAAKARGVKVSFEVTPHHLLLTAKAVENYDPKTKVHPPLRSKKDKDLLVEALKAGEIDVLATDHAPHTYEDKLGEFDYAAFGISGLETALGLLHHHFIQTGMINWDALLKMYYYTPGKIMGIEAEGLKQGARADFIVFNPDREWIIEPQKFKSKGKNTPFAGQKLIGKNEMTFVNGKLVYDDRGGKNEIFY
- a CDS encoding aspartate carbamoyltransferase catalytic subunit; its protein translation is MSLKGKDLLGLYNLSKAEIHETLKTAVTMKDILNKKVKEVPTLKGKTVINLFYEPSTRTKSSFSLAAKTLGANVMSISKSDSSIVKGESLLDTAKTMEVMGADLVVVRHSAPGAAKFLADNIAASVINAGDGAHAHPTQALLDIYSIQEKLGQVAGLKILIIGDIAHSRVARSNIWGLKKLGAQVAVAGPQTLIPPAIEKMGVKVYTDLDQALENVDVVNILRIQLERQASGLFPSLREYRKIYGINAKRLKKLGNKAIILHPGPINRGIEIESSVADSSQSVITEQVKNGVAVRMALLYLLAGRENKNENFN
- a CDS encoding uracil-xanthine permease family protein, with product MKILEQSKENLDQLKEDGITRHRLFILALQHMFAMFGSTVLVPALTGLNPAVALFTSGLGTLIFHLITGGKVPAYLGSSFAFIAPIIAAQNQFGRDGAMLGIMTVGLVYALMSLVIRVLGTKFFRKLLPPVVVGPVIITIGLGLAPTAKDMASEHLLVAFVTLAIAVGVSVFAKGIIKVIPILLGILGGYAFAAALGLVNFAPVMEASWFALPKFALPTVSGNLKAISLVAPIALVTMVEHLGDVVAIGSTVKKDFIEEPGLHRTLLGDGIATLIAGLFGGPPNTTYGENVGVLALTKVYNPMIIQLTAVIVILSSFVQKVGVLIQTIPTAVMGGIVFLLFGMIASIGLRTLVENEVDLSKNRNLVIVSITLVVGISNLTLKFAGLEFGGMGLAAIVGIVMNLILPEMEKEIEAVENELEVEKELNLKSELSYKAN
- the pyrR gene encoding bifunctional pyr operon transcriptional regulator/uracil phosphoribosyltransferase PyrR, which produces MKLKKELIDASGMNRAITRIAHEILEKNKGTENLVLIGIRTRGIPLAERLAAKIKEIEGVEVATGILDITLYRDDLSTVAKKPIVHQTEIPFDITGKKVVLVDDVLYTGRTIRAALDALIDLGRPLQIQLAIMIDRGHRELPIRADFVGKNLPTSKTEVVDVNFVETDQKDVVLLLEKS
- the carB gene encoding carbamoyl-phosphate synthase large subunit translates to MPKRKDIKKVMVIGSGPIVIGQAAEFDYSGSQACRALKEEGLEVVLVNSNPATIMTDENMADRVYIEPLTVASIIEILKQENPDGIIPTLGGQIALNLAIDLAKTNILKELNIELLGTPIETIKRAEDRNTFKELMNEIGEPILASKTAENIEEAAAIAADIGYPVIVRPAYTMGGTGGGVANNLEELKEITARGFKHSLIGQVLIERSIKGWKEIEYEVMRDANNNCIVVCNMENFDPVGVHTGDSIVVAPSQTLTDKEYQMFRSSALKIIRALGIEGGCNVQYALDPESFQYYIIEVNPRVSRSSALASKATGYPIAKVSARIALGYSLDEITNEITGKTTACFEPALDYVVFKIPRWPFDKFDYADRDLGTQMKATGEVMAIARNLEASMLKAVRSLEIGRYGFYLEEFRKLKDKEVEAALFTADDNRLFIIAEALRRGWTVDKVHQITKISTFFLYKIKNIIDLENCLVKAADNLEENKELLLSAKEKGFSDSEIALLTQKTEIEIEKFRKKMQLNPVFKMVDTCAAEFEAETPYYYSSYEKINEAEPTAKKKIMVIGSGPIRIGQGIEFDYCSVHSAWTLNQAGYESIIVNNNPETVSTDFDTADRLYFEPLTKEDLMQIIENEKPEGVICQFGGQTAVNLAEPLAEAGVNILGTSVDSIDLAEDRDRFIGLLNKLKIPVPAGKVAANLNEAEKIAAEIAYPVLVRPSYVLGGRAMEVVYNEQELADYMKNAVKVSPDRPVLVDKYLTGTEIEIDAVSDGETVIVPGIMEHVERAGVHSGDSIAVYPPHRLGEELKAKAVKYTEKIARALKIKGVINIQYVVSNGEIFVIEVNPRSSRTIPYLSKVTGVPMVDLATKALLGQNLKDLGWNSGLVTEKDHVAVKVPVFSFSKLTEVDTNLGPEMKSTGEVLGLAESYEKALYKGLIAAGLEIPRSGTILATIANKDKDEAIKYLKEFAQLGFKIVATEGTAAALKTKGLKVDIVKKIGKGKPDSLELIADDKIDLVVNTLTKGKTPERDGFKIRRAAVEMGIPCLTSLDTTQALLKVLMKIEKGEKIECKALQDYQK